One window of Salmo salar chromosome ssa11, Ssal_v3.1, whole genome shotgun sequence genomic DNA carries:
- the LOC100194637 gene encoding ferritin, heavy polypeptide 1-1, whose translation MTSQVRQNFHQDCEAAINRQINLELYASYVYLSMAYYFDRDDQALHNFAKFFKNQSHEEREHAEKLLTVQNQRGGRIFLQDVKKPEKDEWGSGVEALESALQLEKIVNQSLLDLHKVCSEHNDPHLCDFIETHYLDEQVKSIKELGDWVTNLRRMGAPQNGMAEYLFDKHTLGKEST comes from the exons ATGACTTCTCAGGTGAGACAGAACTTCCATCAGGACTGTGAGGCTGCCATCAACCGGCAGATCAACCTGGAGCTGTACGCTTCCTATGTCTACCTGTCCATG GCGTATTACTTTGATCGTGATGACCAGGCCCTGCACAACTTTGCCAAGTTTTTCAAGAACCAGTCCCACGAAGAGCGTGAGCATGCTGAGAAGCTGTTGACAGTTCAGaaccagaggggagggagaatcTTCCTGCAGGACGTCAAG AAACCAGAGAAGGATGAGTGGGGTAGTGGTGTGGAGGCCCTTGAGAGTGCCCTGCAGCTGGAGAAGATTGTGAACCAGTCCCTGCTGGACCTGCACAAGGTCTGCTCTGAACACAACGACCCACAC ctGTGTGACTTCATTGAGACCCACTACCTGGACGAGCAGGTGAAGTCCATAAAGGAGCTGGGTGACTGGGTGACCAACCTCCGCCGCATGGGTGCCCCCCAGAACGGCATGGCCGAGTACCTGTTTGACAAACACACTTTGGGGAAGGAGAGCACATAG